A window of Longispora fulva contains these coding sequences:
- a CDS encoding TetR/AcrR family transcriptional regulator: MSSAQRREQLIAIGRQLFAEKGFDGTSVEEVAARAKVSKPVVYEHFGGKEGLYAVVVDREVLALLNRVTNALTGGHPRELLEQAALALLDYIESDTNGFRVLVRESPVGSNSGNFSSVLNDVAHQVEHVLAAEFKNRGYDPKLAELYSQALVGMVSLAGRWWLEVRKPRKEAVAAHLVNLAWNGLSNLEPKPTLGHGSR; this comes from the coding sequence ATGTCCTCGGCGCAGCGTCGTGAACAGCTCATCGCGATCGGCCGCCAGCTGTTCGCGGAGAAGGGCTTCGACGGCACCTCGGTGGAGGAGGTCGCGGCCCGGGCCAAGGTGAGCAAGCCCGTCGTGTACGAACACTTCGGCGGCAAAGAGGGCCTGTACGCGGTCGTCGTCGACCGCGAGGTCCTCGCCCTCCTCAACCGGGTCACGAACGCCCTCACCGGCGGCCACCCCCGCGAGCTGCTCGAACAGGCCGCGCTCGCCCTGCTCGACTACATCGAGTCGGACACCAACGGCTTCCGGGTGCTGGTCCGCGAGTCCCCGGTCGGCTCCAACAGCGGCAACTTCTCCAGCGTGCTCAACGACGTGGCGCACCAGGTGGAACACGTGCTCGCCGCGGAGTTCAAGAACCGGGGCTACGACCCGAAGCTGGCCGAGCTGTACTCGCAGGCGCTCGTCGGCATGGTGTCCCTCGCGGGCCGCTGGTGGCTCGAGGTCCGCAAGCCGCGGAAGGAAGCCGTCGCCGCCCACCTGGTCAATCTCGCGTGGAACGGGCTGAGCAACCTCGAGCCCAAGCCGACCCTGGGGCACGGCAGCCGATAG
- a CDS encoding acyl-CoA desaturase produces the protein MTQSTTAQDQLQGGPKPLTEGSQGTGVIIGLWAFVVIPFLALLAAIPFAWGWGLTWTDVVITIVMYHIAGWGITVGFHRYFTHGGYKAKRWLRVTLAVAGSMAIQGSPTQWVADHRRHHQYSDLEGDPHSPWRYGSTFKGLTKGMFHAHIGWLFHRELSNRERFAPDLVADKDIRRVDAMFVPLIFTSLLLPGVIGGLITWSWWGALTAFFWGGLVRVGLLHHTTWAINSVCHVVGNRPFEMREGDRATNFWPMAILSMGESWHNLHHADPTCARHGVDRGQLDTSARVIWVFEKLGWISNVKWPKADRLDAKRVK, from the coding sequence ATGACCCAGTCGACGACCGCCCAGGACCAGCTGCAGGGCGGCCCCAAACCGCTGACTGAGGGCTCACAGGGCACCGGGGTGATCATCGGCCTCTGGGCCTTCGTCGTGATCCCGTTCCTGGCCCTGCTCGCCGCGATCCCGTTCGCCTGGGGCTGGGGCCTGACCTGGACGGACGTGGTGATCACGATCGTGATGTACCACATCGCGGGCTGGGGCATCACCGTCGGTTTCCACCGGTACTTCACCCACGGCGGCTACAAGGCCAAGCGCTGGCTCCGGGTCACCCTCGCCGTCGCCGGCTCGATGGCCATCCAGGGCTCCCCGACCCAGTGGGTGGCCGACCACCGCCGGCACCACCAGTACTCGGACCTGGAGGGCGACCCGCACTCGCCGTGGCGGTACGGCTCCACGTTCAAGGGCCTGACCAAGGGCATGTTCCACGCGCACATCGGCTGGCTGTTCCACCGCGAGCTGTCGAACCGGGAGCGCTTCGCCCCCGACCTGGTGGCCGACAAGGACATCCGCCGGGTGGACGCGATGTTCGTGCCGCTGATCTTCACCTCGCTGCTGCTGCCGGGCGTCATCGGCGGCCTGATCACCTGGTCGTGGTGGGGCGCGCTGACCGCGTTCTTCTGGGGCGGCCTGGTCCGGGTCGGCCTGCTGCACCACACCACCTGGGCGATCAACTCCGTGTGCCACGTGGTCGGCAACCGGCCGTTCGAGATGCGCGAGGGCGACCGGGCCACCAACTTCTGGCCGATGGCGATCCTGTCCATGGGCGAGAGCTGGCACAACCTGCACCACGCGGACCCGACCTGCGCCCGGCACGGCGTGGACCGCGGCCAGCTCGACACGTCGGCCCGGGTGATCTGGGTGTTCGAGAAGCTGGGCTGGATCTCCAACGTGAAGTGGCCCAAGGCTGATCGCCTCGACGCCAAGCGTGTTAAATAA
- a CDS encoding ribose-phosphate diphosphokinase, protein MGSIVAENRKTLMLFSGRAYPALAEEIGSELGIKPTPTDAYDFANGETFVRYQESVRGSDAFVVQSMTTPINQWVMETLIMVDALKRGSAKRVTVVLPFYPYGRQDKKHRGREPISARLVADLLKTAGADRILTVDLHASQIQGFFDGPVDHLYAMDTLADYLLEKYAGKPLAVVSPDAGRVKVAERWANKFGGVPLAFVHKTRDPMKPNQVVANRVVGDIEGRVCLIIDDMIDSGGTICKAADVLFDSGATDVVVAATHAILSDPATERFKNSRISEVVVTNTLPIPAEKQLDKITVLSIAPMVARAMREVFDDGSVTTLFGGLSG, encoded by the coding sequence ATGGGCAGTATCGTCGCGGAGAACCGAAAAACACTGATGCTCTTCTCTGGCCGGGCCTACCCCGCGCTCGCCGAGGAGATCGGATCGGAGTTGGGGATCAAGCCGACCCCGACCGATGCCTACGATTTCGCCAACGGCGAGACCTTCGTCCGGTACCAGGAGTCGGTGCGCGGTTCGGATGCCTTCGTCGTGCAGTCGATGACGACGCCGATCAACCAGTGGGTCATGGAGACCCTGATCATGGTGGACGCGCTCAAGCGCGGTTCCGCGAAGCGGGTCACCGTGGTCCTCCCGTTCTACCCGTACGGCCGGCAGGACAAGAAGCACCGCGGCCGCGAGCCCATCTCCGCGCGTCTGGTCGCCGACCTGCTCAAGACGGCCGGCGCGGACCGGATCCTCACCGTCGACCTGCACGCCTCGCAGATCCAGGGCTTCTTCGACGGCCCGGTCGACCACCTGTACGCGATGGACACCCTCGCGGACTACCTGCTGGAGAAGTACGCGGGCAAGCCGCTGGCCGTGGTGTCCCCGGACGCCGGCCGGGTCAAGGTCGCCGAGCGGTGGGCGAACAAGTTCGGCGGGGTGCCGCTGGCGTTCGTGCACAAGACCCGCGACCCGATGAAGCCCAACCAGGTGGTCGCCAACCGGGTGGTCGGGGACATCGAGGGCCGGGTCTGCCTGATCATCGACGACATGATCGACTCGGGTGGCACGATCTGCAAGGCCGCCGACGTGCTCTTCGACAGCGGCGCGACGGACGTGGTGGTCGCCGCGACGCATGCGATCCTGTCGGACCCGGCGACGGAGCGGTTCAAGAACAGCCGGATCAGCGAGGTCGTGGTGACGAACACGCTGCCGATCCCGGCGGAGAAGCAGCTGGACAAGATCACGGTGCTGTCGATCGCGCCGATGGTGGCCCGGGCGATGCGCGAGGTCTTCGACGACGGATCGGTAACCACCCTCTTCGGCGGCCTTTCCGGGTAG
- the pth gene encoding aminoacyl-tRNA hydrolase translates to MSDETFLVVGLGNPGKQYAGNRHNVGFQVADLLAERVGAKFGRHARAPKAEVAEGRVRPGGPKLVLVKPLTFMNLSGPPVAALAGFYKIPPERIIAVHDELDVPFTSLRIKIGGGEGGHNGLRSMSQSLGTKDYVRVRFGIGRPPGRQDAADFVLSDFSSVERKELPYFVDRTADIVEAVADNGVEWAQNTYHAA, encoded by the coding sequence GTGTCTGACGAGACGTTCCTGGTGGTCGGCCTGGGCAATCCGGGTAAGCAGTACGCGGGGAACCGGCACAATGTCGGGTTCCAGGTCGCGGACCTGTTGGCGGAGCGGGTGGGCGCGAAGTTCGGCCGGCACGCCCGGGCCCCGAAGGCCGAGGTGGCCGAGGGCCGGGTGCGGCCGGGCGGGCCGAAGCTGGTGCTCGTGAAGCCGTTGACGTTCATGAACCTGTCGGGTCCGCCGGTGGCGGCGCTGGCCGGGTTCTACAAGATCCCGCCGGAGCGGATCATCGCCGTGCACGACGAGTTGGACGTGCCGTTCACGTCGCTGCGGATCAAGATCGGCGGCGGGGAGGGCGGACACAACGGGCTTCGTTCGATGAGCCAGTCGTTGGGCACGAAGGACTATGTCCGGGTACGTTTCGGCATCGGCCGTCCGCCCGGCCGCCAGGACGCCGCCGATTTCGTCCTGAGTGACTTCTCCTCAGTGGAGAGAAAAGAACTCCCCTATTTCGTGGACCGCACGGCCGACATCGTTGAGGCGGTCGCCGACAATGGCGTGGAGTGGGCGCAGAATACCTACCACGCAGCGTGA
- a CDS encoding 4-(cytidine 5'-diphospho)-2-C-methyl-D-erythritol kinase, protein MASGSVRVRVPAKINLHLGVGPLRADGYHDLATVYQAISLYDDVHAHRSDTLALTIDGEGAGSLPLDDDNLAVRAVKALAAHTGLPAHARLHITKNIPVAGGLAGGSADCAATLVACDALWGTGLSRDELATIAATLGSDIPFLVLGGTALGTGRGEQVNPVLAAGTWHWVVGVAAGGLSTPAVYREIDRLRELGTAPDPAGSPDPLLAALRQPDPEVLAAVLANDLQAAAVSLRPQLRTTLHAGIDEGALAALVSGSGPTCLFLARDAEHANTLAASLAGRGVCRTVRTAHGPVSGARVTA, encoded by the coding sequence ATGGCCTCCGGGTCCGTCCGGGTCCGGGTGCCCGCGAAGATCAACCTGCACCTCGGGGTGGGGCCGCTGCGCGCCGACGGGTACCACGACCTGGCGACCGTCTACCAGGCCATCTCCCTCTACGACGACGTGCACGCGCACCGCTCCGACACCCTCGCGCTCACCATCGACGGCGAGGGCGCCGGCAGCCTGCCGCTGGACGACGACAACCTGGCCGTCCGGGCCGTCAAGGCGCTCGCCGCGCACACCGGCCTGCCCGCGCACGCCCGGCTGCACATCACGAAGAACATCCCGGTCGCCGGTGGCCTCGCCGGGGGCAGCGCCGACTGCGCCGCCACCCTGGTCGCCTGCGACGCGCTGTGGGGCACTGGCCTGTCCCGCGACGAGCTCGCCACCATCGCCGCCACGCTCGGCTCCGACATCCCGTTCCTCGTCCTCGGGGGCACGGCACTCGGCACCGGGCGCGGCGAACAGGTCAACCCGGTGCTCGCCGCAGGCACCTGGCACTGGGTCGTCGGCGTCGCCGCCGGTGGCCTGTCCACCCCCGCCGTGTACCGCGAGATCGACCGTCTCCGCGAACTCGGCACCGCCCCTGACCCCGCCGGCAGCCCCGACCCGTTGCTCGCCGCGCTCCGCCAACCCGACCCGGAGGTCCTCGCCGCCGTGCTAGCCAATGATCTACAGGCGGCCGCCGTCTCGCTACGGCCCCAGCTCCGCACCACCCTGCACGCCGGCATCGACGAGGGCGCACTCGCCGCCCTCGTCTCGGGCTCCGGCCCGACGTGCCTGTTCCTGGCGCGCGACGCCGAGCACGCTAACACCCTCGCGGCGAGCCTTGCTGGCCGTGGGGTGTGCCGCACCGTCCGCACCGCCCACGGGCCGGTCTCCGGGGCACGGGTGACCGCATGA
- a CDS encoding TatD family hydrolase, with product MSRAHAQERPPAPEPLPIPVLDSHTHLDIVVGRRGDVDDGSQEDAVTVDADRVRAEIDAAVAVGVTRLVQVGVDLPSSHWGADLAAASPHVLATVALHPNEAPRTADLDEALREIEALAALPRVRGLGETGLDYFRTGEGGVEAQTASFRAHIAFAKRYGKALVIHDREAHSDVLKVLKEEGAPDTVVLHCFSGDAEFARECAERGFYLSFAGNVTFKSAAHLREAALVAPRDQILVETDAPFLTPMPYRGRPNASYLIPHVVRFLAELRGDSLEDMCTALAANGERVFGQW from the coding sequence ATGTCTCGAGCCCACGCCCAAGAGCGCCCGCCAGCCCCGGAGCCGTTGCCGATTCCGGTCCTCGACTCGCACACCCACCTCGACATCGTCGTCGGCAGGCGGGGTGACGTCGACGACGGCTCCCAGGAGGACGCCGTCACCGTCGACGCCGACCGGGTCCGCGCCGAGATCGACGCCGCGGTCGCCGTCGGCGTCACCCGGCTCGTGCAGGTCGGCGTCGACCTGCCGTCCTCGCACTGGGGCGCTGACCTCGCCGCGGCCTCGCCGCACGTCCTGGCCACGGTCGCCCTGCACCCCAACGAGGCCCCCCGCACCGCGGACCTCGACGAGGCGCTCCGCGAGATCGAGGCCCTGGCCGCCCTGCCCCGGGTGCGCGGGCTCGGCGAGACCGGGCTCGACTACTTCCGGACCGGCGAGGGCGGGGTCGAGGCGCAGACGGCCAGCTTCCGCGCGCACATCGCGTTCGCCAAGCGGTACGGCAAGGCGCTCGTCATCCACGACCGCGAAGCGCACTCCGACGTGCTCAAGGTCCTCAAGGAGGAGGGCGCGCCCGACACCGTCGTGCTGCACTGCTTCTCCGGGGACGCCGAGTTCGCCCGCGAGTGCGCCGAGCGCGGCTTCTACCTGAGCTTCGCCGGCAACGTGACCTTCAAGTCCGCCGCGCACCTGCGCGAGGCCGCGCTCGTCGCGCCCCGCGACCAGATCCTGGTGGAGACCGACGCGCCGTTCCTCACCCCGATGCCGTACCGGGGCCGGCCCAACGCCTCCTACCTGATCCCGCACGTCGTGCGGTTCCTCGCCGAGCTGCGCGGGGACTCCCTGGAGGACATGTGCACGGCGCTGGCCGCCAACGGCGAGCGGGTGTTCGGCCAGTGGTAG
- a CDS encoding 50S ribosomal protein L25/general stress protein Ctc codes for MSEVRISAEPRTEFGKGGARRTRRAGKIPAVLYGHGEAPKHIALPALEFSNAIRRGGINQLFTLESTAGEKILALPKALQRDPIKDTIDHVDMLIVKRGEKVTVEVPIHFVGEADKSGMVMHALNTLSLSADATKLPDSIEVSLDGLAVGEHLTAGQIALPEGSELITEPDTLIVNVVATPSAADAESAEAPAEA; via the coding sequence GTGTCCGAGGTCCGTATCAGCGCAGAGCCCCGCACCGAGTTCGGCAAGGGTGGCGCTCGTCGCACCCGTCGGGCCGGCAAGATTCCTGCCGTGCTCTACGGCCACGGTGAGGCCCCCAAGCACATCGCCCTCCCGGCGCTGGAGTTCAGCAACGCGATCCGTCGTGGCGGCATCAACCAGCTCTTCACCCTCGAGTCGACCGCCGGCGAGAAGATCCTGGCGCTCCCGAAGGCCCTGCAGCGCGACCCGATCAAGGACACGATCGACCACGTCGACATGCTGATCGTCAAGCGCGGCGAGAAGGTCACGGTCGAGGTCCCGATCCACTTCGTCGGCGAGGCTGACAAGTCGGGCATGGTCATGCACGCCCTGAACACGCTGTCGCTGAGCGCCGACGCGACGAAGCTGCCGGACAGCATCGAGGTCTCCCTGGACGGCCTGGCCGTCGGCGAGCACCTGACCGCCGGTCAGATCGCGCTGCCGGAGGGCTCCGAGCTGATCACCGAGCCCGACACCCTGATCGTCAACGTCGTGGCCACCCCGAGCGCCGCTGACGCCGAGTCGGCCGAGGCTCCCGCCGAGGCGTAA
- a CDS encoding ABC-F family ATP-binding cassette domain-containing protein has translation MANIVNLDKVSKHYAAGPIFDGVSLGVDETDRIGVVGLNGAGKSTLLKLILGTVEPDDGRVTRRRDTRVTALPQQITFAEGVTVQDVVLGTGWLDEGFATEHEWASDAGIRGILAGLGMPGLGLDAELRTMSGGERRRVALAALLIRTTDLLILDEPTNHLDVAGIAWLAEFLNNRRGALLVVTHDRWFLDAVCTRTWEVADATVRAYDGGYAAWTLARIERQRVESTLEARRQNLLRKEIAWLRRGPPARTSKPKFRIDAANALIADVPPVRETVSLQKMATARLGKDVYGLKDTTVTLGDRNLLKHVDWNVGPGDRIGLVGVNGAGKTTLLRLLAGVSKPTSGEVKIGKTVKTAFLSQELAELPGHLRVIEAVEEVAKRIVLGDKELSAGQVAEQFGFTDRRLWTPVKDLSGGERRRLQLLRLLAAEPNVLLLDEPTNDLDTDTLASLEDLLDSWPGTIVVASHDRYLMERVCDQVFALMGDGKVTHLPGGIDEFLTRVSSGVDVGGRLSAVSADMPTSAGGGSATTGGLSAGEARAGKKELSRLERAITKLDQREEKLHAQLAEHATDYAKITELQAELNAVVAEKESTEEQWLALAEQLGG, from the coding sequence GTGGCGAACATCGTCAACCTGGACAAGGTTTCCAAGCACTACGCCGCCGGCCCCATCTTCGACGGCGTGTCCCTCGGCGTCGACGAGACCGACCGGATCGGCGTCGTCGGCCTCAACGGGGCCGGCAAGTCCACCCTGCTCAAGCTGATCCTCGGCACCGTGGAACCCGACGACGGCCGGGTCACCCGCCGCCGCGACACCCGGGTCACGGCCCTGCCCCAGCAGATCACCTTCGCCGAGGGCGTGACGGTGCAGGACGTCGTCCTCGGTACCGGCTGGCTCGACGAGGGGTTCGCCACCGAGCACGAGTGGGCCTCCGACGCCGGGATCCGGGGCATCCTCGCCGGCCTCGGCATGCCAGGCCTGGGCCTCGACGCCGAGCTGCGGACCATGTCCGGTGGGGAGCGACGGCGGGTGGCCCTCGCCGCGCTGCTGATCCGCACCACGGACCTGCTGATCCTCGACGAGCCCACCAACCACCTCGACGTGGCCGGCATCGCCTGGCTCGCCGAGTTCCTGAACAACCGGCGCGGCGCTTTGCTGGTCGTCACGCACGACCGGTGGTTCCTCGACGCGGTGTGCACCAGGACCTGGGAGGTCGCCGACGCGACGGTCCGCGCCTACGACGGCGGGTACGCCGCCTGGACCCTGGCCCGGATCGAACGCCAGCGGGTCGAGTCGACCCTGGAGGCCCGTCGGCAGAACCTGCTGCGCAAAGAGATCGCGTGGCTGCGGCGTGGCCCGCCGGCCCGGACGTCCAAGCCCAAGTTCCGGATCGACGCGGCCAACGCGCTGATCGCGGACGTGCCGCCGGTCCGCGAGACCGTGTCCCTGCAGAAGATGGCCACCGCGCGCCTCGGCAAGGACGTCTACGGCCTCAAGGACACAACGGTCACCCTGGGCGACCGCAACCTGCTCAAACACGTCGACTGGAACGTCGGCCCGGGTGACCGGATCGGCCTGGTCGGCGTCAACGGCGCGGGCAAGACCACCCTGCTCCGGCTGCTCGCCGGCGTCTCGAAGCCCACCTCGGGGGAGGTGAAGATCGGCAAGACCGTGAAGACGGCGTTCCTGTCCCAGGAGCTGGCCGAGCTTCCCGGCCACCTGCGGGTCATCGAGGCCGTCGAGGAGGTCGCCAAGCGGATCGTGCTCGGCGACAAGGAGCTGTCCGCCGGCCAGGTGGCCGAGCAGTTCGGCTTCACCGACCGCCGGCTGTGGACCCCGGTCAAGGACCTGTCCGGTGGCGAGCGCCGCCGGCTCCAGCTCCTGCGCCTGCTGGCGGCCGAGCCCAACGTGCTCCTCCTCGACGAGCCGACGAACGACCTCGACACCGACACGCTGGCCTCGCTGGAGGACCTGCTGGACTCCTGGCCGGGCACGATCGTGGTCGCCAGCCACGACCGGTACCTGATGGAACGGGTCTGCGACCAGGTCTTCGCCCTGATGGGCGACGGCAAGGTCACCCACCTGCCGGGCGGCATCGACGAGTTCCTGACCCGGGTCAGCTCCGGAGTCGACGTCGGCGGCCGGTTGTCGGCGGTGTCCGCGGACATGCCGACCAGCGCGGGCGGCGGTTCGGCGACGACGGGCGGGCTGTCGGCCGGTGAGGCGCGGGCAGGGAAGAAGGAGCTGTCCCGGCTGGAGCGGGCGATCACGAAGCTCGACCAGCGCGAGGAGAAGCTGCACGCGCAGCTCGCCGAGCACGCCACCGACTACGCGAAGATCACGGAGTTGCAGGCGGAGCTCAACGCGGTGGTGGCGGAGAAGGAGTCCACCGAGGAGCAGTGGCTGGCGCTCGCGGAGCAACTGGGCGGCTGA
- the rsmA gene encoding 16S rRNA (adenine(1518)-N(6)/adenine(1519)-N(6))-dimethyltransferase RsmA encodes MVDQLLGPADIRRLAADLGVTPTKVLGQNFVHDANTVRKIVASAGLTPDDVVVEVGPGLGSLTLALLPNAAAVHAVELDPKLAAALPGTVADKAPGQAGKLTVIAADALKVKAADFPSPPTALVANLPYNVAVPVVLTLLAELPSLAKGLVMVQAEVADRMIAGPGSKIYGVPSLKLAWYASSHWAGPVPRAVFWPVPNVDSGLVAFTRREPPRTDVPREAVFAAVDAAFGQRRKMLRSSLADWAGSAARATELLQAAGVDPTARAETLNIQQFCAIAAAKVAAG; translated from the coding sequence GTGGTAGACCAGCTGCTCGGCCCGGCGGACATCCGTCGGCTCGCCGCCGACCTCGGGGTCACCCCGACGAAGGTCCTCGGCCAGAACTTCGTGCACGACGCCAACACGGTCCGCAAGATCGTGGCGTCTGCCGGGCTCACCCCCGACGACGTCGTCGTGGAGGTCGGCCCCGGGCTCGGCTCCCTGACCCTGGCCCTGCTGCCCAATGCCGCTGCCGTGCACGCGGTCGAGCTGGACCCGAAGCTGGCCGCCGCGCTGCCCGGCACCGTCGCCGACAAGGCCCCCGGCCAGGCCGGCAAGCTCACCGTGATCGCCGCCGACGCGTTGAAGGTCAAGGCCGCCGACTTCCCGTCGCCGCCGACCGCACTGGTGGCCAACCTGCCCTACAACGTGGCCGTGCCCGTCGTGCTCACCCTGCTCGCCGAGCTGCCCAGCCTCGCCAAGGGCCTCGTGATGGTCCAGGCCGAGGTGGCCGACCGGATGATCGCGGGTCCCGGTTCCAAGATCTACGGGGTACCGAGCCTCAAGCTCGCCTGGTACGCCAGCTCGCACTGGGCCGGCCCCGTCCCGCGCGCCGTGTTCTGGCCGGTGCCCAACGTGGACTCCGGCCTCGTCGCGTTCACCCGCCGCGAGCCCCCGCGCACCGACGTCCCCCGCGAGGCCGTGTTCGCCGCCGTGGACGCCGCGTTCGGCCAGCGCCGCAAGATGCTCCGGTCCTCCCTGGCCGACTGGGCCGGCAGCGCCGCGCGGGCCACCGAGCTGTTGCAGGCGGCCGGGGTCGACCCGACCGCGCGGGCGGAGACCCTCAACATCCAGCAGTTCTGCGCGATCGCCGCGGCGAAGGTGGCGGCCGGGTGA
- a CDS encoding DUF4383 domain-containing protein: MSHFPINHHLRPVYRVVTALISLYFLVFGILGFAQTTDLSFFAQTGTKMVLGMKANPAFSVLAMVLGAVGLLAAVLGRNIDVKVNWWISSVHLLVGTAMLAFLRTDLNVLGFSMSNVIVVYIAGMLLMGAAVYGTVGTPAEAEAEESFRHSH, from the coding sequence ATGTCACACTTTCCGATCAACCACCACCTGCGGCCGGTGTACAGGGTCGTCACGGCTCTGATCAGCCTGTACTTCCTGGTGTTCGGCATCCTGGGCTTCGCGCAGACCACGGACCTGAGCTTCTTCGCCCAGACGGGTACGAAGATGGTGCTGGGCATGAAGGCGAACCCGGCGTTCTCGGTGCTGGCCATGGTGCTCGGCGCGGTGGGCCTGCTCGCAGCGGTGCTCGGCCGGAACATCGACGTCAAGGTCAACTGGTGGATCTCGTCCGTCCACCTGCTCGTCGGCACGGCGATGCTCGCGTTCCTGCGCACCGACCTCAACGTGCTGGGCTTCTCGATGTCCAACGTGATCGTCGTCTACATCGCCGGCATGCTGCTGATGGGCGCCGCCGTGTACGGCACGGTGGGCACCCCGGCCGAGGCTGAGGCCGAGGAGAGTTTCCGGCACTCGCACTAG
- the glmU gene encoding bifunctional UDP-N-acetylglucosamine diphosphorylase/glucosamine-1-phosphate N-acetyltransferase GlmU: MRRTVIVLAAGQGKRMRSALPKVMHPLLGRPLVGHVLAAAAPLDPEHTVVVVGVGSELVTDYLATAVPGAVTALQETQGGTGHAARVGFEALKDVEGTVVVLFGDNPLLRAETITDLVAEHEASGDAATVLTAAQEDPTGLGRILRDADGRVTGIVEERDATPEQRAIREINSGIMVFEAGALRDTLGVLTAHNDQGEEYLTDVVGLLVASGRTVGAYIAPDVTETYGCNDRAQLSDLRYLLRDRVNREHMRNGVTMIDPATSWIDVTVVLEPDVTLEPGVILRGGTSVAAGALVGPDTTLVDCAVGEGAIVIRAHAIGAVIGAKAQVGPFAYLRPETVLHERAKIGTFVETKKATVGAGAKIPHLTYAGDATIGPDANIGAATIFVNYDGVNKHHTTVGEAAFVGCDTNLIAPVEVGPGAYVAAGSVIYKDVPAGSLGVTRPQQRNIDGWVERRRAGTKSAAAAARAKESGSAE, from the coding sequence GTGCGCAGGACTGTCATCGTTCTCGCTGCTGGTCAGGGCAAGCGGATGCGCTCGGCGCTCCCCAAGGTCATGCACCCCCTCCTCGGCAGGCCCCTGGTCGGCCACGTGCTGGCCGCCGCCGCTCCGCTCGACCCTGAGCACACGGTGGTCGTGGTCGGGGTCGGCTCGGAGCTGGTCACCGACTACCTCGCCACCGCCGTCCCGGGCGCGGTCACCGCGCTCCAGGAGACCCAGGGCGGCACGGGGCACGCGGCCCGGGTCGGGTTCGAGGCGCTCAAGGACGTCGAGGGCACCGTCGTGGTGCTGTTCGGGGACAACCCGCTGCTGCGGGCCGAGACCATCACCGACCTGGTCGCGGAGCACGAGGCGAGCGGCGACGCCGCCACGGTGCTGACCGCCGCGCAGGAGGACCCGACCGGGCTGGGCCGGATCCTGCGGGACGCCGACGGCCGGGTGACCGGGATCGTGGAGGAACGCGACGCGACCCCGGAGCAGCGCGCCATCCGCGAGATCAACAGCGGGATCATGGTGTTCGAGGCCGGGGCGCTGCGGGACACCCTCGGCGTGCTGACCGCGCACAACGACCAGGGCGAGGAGTACCTGACCGACGTCGTGGGGCTGCTCGTGGCGTCGGGCCGGACCGTGGGGGCGTATATCGCGCCGGACGTGACGGAGACGTACGGCTGCAACGACCGCGCCCAGCTGTCGGACCTGCGCTACCTGCTGCGGGACCGGGTCAACCGCGAGCACATGCGCAACGGCGTGACCATGATCGACCCGGCGACCTCGTGGATCGACGTCACGGTCGTCCTGGAGCCGGACGTGACCCTGGAGCCCGGCGTGATCCTGCGCGGCGGCACCTCGGTGGCGGCGGGCGCGCTGGTCGGCCCGGACACGACGCTGGTGGACTGCGCGGTGGGCGAGGGCGCGATCGTGATCCGGGCGCACGCGATCGGGGCAGTGATCGGGGCGAAGGCCCAGGTGGGTCCGTTCGCGTACCTGCGGCCGGAGACCGTGCTGCACGAGCGCGCGAAGATCGGCACGTTCGTGGAGACGAAGAAGGCGACCGTGGGGGCCGGGGCGAAGATCCCGCACCTGACGTACGCGGGGGACGCCACCATCGGCCCGGACGCCAACATCGGCGCGGCGACGATCTTCGTGAACTACGACGGGGTCAACAAGCACCACACCACGGTCGGCGAGGCGGCCTTCGTCGGCTGCGACACGAACCTGATCGCCCCGGTCGAGGTCGGCCCGGGCGCGTACGTGGCGGCCGGCAGCGTGATCTACAAGGACGTCCCGGCGGGATCGCTGGGCGTGACCCGGCCGCAGCAGCGCAACATCGACGGCTGGGTGGAGCGGCGGCGCGCGGGCACGAAGTCGGCCGCCGCGGCGGCGAGGGCCAAGGAGTCCGGTTCAGCTGAATAG